The following are from one region of the Macrobrachium nipponense isolate FS-2020 chromosome 21, ASM1510439v2, whole genome shotgun sequence genome:
- the LOC135197847 gene encoding dentin sialophosphoprotein-like isoform X1 translates to MGSQRDNRSSSSCFSGAGPTMALHSKHHNEKRNQELLLKRSTPDTPNSSAKSALASARRVDKSLMSKSLTLDLEKGQYGQDNATKSRARKKSEVEKSLKSVQRQTPSRSSMRMSSSMSEKEQSGDNKLSRIRDQVQNGTGSGKTANKKRESVTGKTLSPTEKKSIASGGENIKRADVFERLSRPDCNKGVTRSEHGPGNRIRDRSPAKTGRKSPQEKNVAADKHQKDRRAAAGDGPAKSAQNRRRDLSPIKKGDNRKKVISPQGTLRGRKITHERLPHTEEDTDGSREKLEKDNVPESPDKDLEETLVGDDADKKLAVASPGEVHGEPRVGDSNGIRGRKGRLEIAANGKLGHSVTAFPSLEGAAVTDSSFTSKQVSQNAHSFPSTSLATSCKDKDKVLNGAAKELPRSPESLPKITRRESNPRGIDSSPVELSKEDVMMKVRQRVPCDIRRDTKDVVDDDKDVCETEKCEDDDFYKIKVQTRLVSYSNSTLIIRNTSKSDSAGDLSEGGGGGGGCDEDVTGGGSERGGGGGGGGQAKECETSHPQHHPTPQNHTLQTSSVPPASAPQSAEVDADSKVLDLPLHHEGKEGERNGEEDTAPLTRSRSMRLRLSQFMSKGKSFLTDVYSATQIKLEQYTRVDPSNMRSSSRNNIMTTSSPAVILTDKVPLHASLPNDGDSGYYSISTSLEAMHPSGVPSSRGNTCDLAARIDQGNPNSSLAGGLVNTPDRSIGGKEVSVAKGDVGEEEEEEATLPTPPEPHVNFTLNEDWIKKNILCTCKCNKNKVKTAAEPCSASQEVVASNTSDSSCSSDGAETVILNEKCCTANNETESVNVDRNEESESSDANEAVDAATKDLDDDDLCLCSCHEGEENQQLHQLPQEVQELLDADHARMWWTITGNFGNILPIDWSKTYTRQQYLPVLNLNEAKSMTSPADESERTAEDDAEEEEVAQDLDLHHLILNGLSAEPVKSAEEVIKEIDDLMQEGSSSEDEGVEEASSDGVNANEPITQPLPPPLYAEKLNIMSIGELNEAYMELELVIRQYSETLINQLALRDELEYEKELKNSFISLLLQVQNKRRNFNVEKKKQKKVGPNGIDPKYLTTVIPYDVGHGPPQNETLQILIKILMAINEDSPTVPTLLTDYILKVLCPS, encoded by the exons ATGGGCAGCCAACGTGATAACCGCTCTTCGTCCTCGTGTTTCTCCGGGGCGGGTCCCACCATGGCTTTGCATTCCAAACATCACAATGAGAAACGCAACCAAGAGCTCCTCCTCAAACGCTCCACCCCCGATACTCCTAACTCCTCAGCGAAGTCGGCCTTGGCCTCCGCCCGCAGGGTCGATAAGTCCCTCATGTCCAAATCTCTCACCCTCGACCTCGAGAAGGGTCAGTATGGGCAGGATAATGCAACGAAGTCCCGCGCTCGAAAAAAGAGTGAGGTGGAGAAATCGCTGAAGTCGGTGCAACGCCAGACCCCGTCCAGATCGTCGATGCGAATGAGCAGTTCCATGAGCGAGAAGGAGCAGTCTGGTGATAATAAATTGAGCCGAATTCGTGACCAGGTTCAGAACGGCACCGGCTCCGGTAAGACCGCAAACAAAAAGCGAGAGTCGGTGACGGGTAAGACCTTAAGCCCTACTGAGAAAAAGAGCATCGCGAGTGGTGGTGAAAACATCAAAAGGGCGGATGTCTTTGAGAGATTGTCTCGACCGGATTGCAACAAAGGTGTCACGAGATCCGAACACGGGCCTGGTAACCGGATACGTGACCGCAGCCCGGCCAAGACCGGCCGAAAGAGTCCGCAAGAGAAAAATGTCGCTGCTGATAAGCATCAGAAGGATCGCAGAGCTGCCGCAGGAGATGGCCCTGCGAAGAGTGCACAAAACAGAAGGAGAGACTTGAGTCCCATCAAGAAGGGGGATAACAGGAAAAAAGTCATTTCTCCACAGGGGACCCTGAGGGGGAGGAAAATAACCCACGAGAGATTACCTCATACTGAAGAGGATACGGACGGTTCCAGGGAAAAACTGGAAAAAGATAACGTTCCAGAATCGCCCGATAAGGACTTGGAGGAGACACTTGTGGGTGATGATGCCGATAAAAAGTTGGCGGTTGCTTCCCCTGGGGAGGTACACGGGGAACCACGTGTCGGAGATAGTAATGGTATAAGAGGGAGAAAAGGAAGATTGGAAATCGCAGCTAACGGGAAGTTAGGTCATAGTGTCACGGCTTTTCCCTCCCTAGAAGGGGCCGCGGTTACAGACAGTTCCTTCACGTCAAAACAGGTATCGCAAAATGCACATTCCTTTCCGAGTACCTCTCTTGCTACCTCTTgtaaagataaagataaggtGCTAAATGGGGCTGCTAAGGAGTTGCCGAGATCACCGGAAAGTCTCCCTAAAATCACGAGGAGAGAATCTAATCCCAGAGGCATTGATTCATCCCCCGTTGAGCTTTCGAAAGAAGACGTTATGATGAAGGTGAGACAGCGTGTCCCTTGCGATATTAGACGGGATACCAAAGACGTCGTTGACGATGACAAGGACGTGTGCGAGACGGAGAAGTGCGAGGACGATGACTTTTATAAGATTAAAGTACAAACTCGTCTCGTGAGCTACAGCAACAGCACCTTGATCATTAGAAATACGTCTAAGAGCGATAGTGCAGGCGATTtatctgaaggaggaggaggaggaggagggtgtgaTGAGGATGTAACTGGAGGTGGAAgtgaacgaggaggaggaggaggaggaggaggccaggCAAAGGAGTGCGAGACGTCCCACCCACAGCATCATCCTACTCCTCAGAATCACACCTTGCAAACCTCATCAGTGCCACCAGCATCCGCGCCACAATCAGCTGAAGTGGATGCTGATAGTAAGGTCCTTGACCTGCCCCTTCATCATGAGgggaaagaaggggaaagaaATGGAGAAGAGGACACGGCGCCCTTAACCAGATCACGCAGCATGAGACTTAGACTCAGTCAGTTTATGAGCAAAGGGAAGAGCTTCCTGACAGATGTCTACAGTGCCACGCAAATTAAGTTAGAACAATACACCAGGGTCGATCCATCTAACATGAGGAGCTCCAGCCGGAATAACATCATGACCACTTCCTCTCCCGCCGTCATTCTGACCGACAAAGTTCCACTCCACGCCTCGCTGCCGAATGACGGCGACAGCGGATACTACAGCATTTCGACGTCTTTGGAGGCGATGCACCCTTCCGGAGTGCCCTCCTCGCGGGGTAACACCTGCGACCTGGCTGCTCGTATCGATCAAGGGAATCCTAATTCATCGCTGGCAGGAGGGCTGGTTAACACACCTGACAGGAGCATCGGAGGAAAGGAAGTATCTGTTGCGAAAGGAGATGtcggagaggaagaggaggaggaagcgacaCTGCCTACGCCCCCCGAACCTCACGTGAATTTCACTCTGAACGAAGACtggattaaaaagaatatattatgtaCTTGTAAGTGTAATAAGAATAAAGTCAAAACCGCTGCCGAACCGTGCAGTGCTAGTCAGGAAGTAGTAGCGAGCAATACTAGTGATAGTAGTTGCAGTAGTGATGGTGCAGAAACCGTGATATTGAACGAAAAGTGTTGTACAGCCAATAACGAGACAGAAAGTGTAAATGTAGATAGAAATGAGGAGTCAGAAAGTTCCGATGCAAATGAGGCTGTTGATGCAGCGACCAAAGACTTGGATGATGATGACCTGTGTCTGTGCTCGTGTCACGAAGGCGAAGAGAACCAGCAGCTACACCAACTACCGCAGGAAGTACAGGAACTCCTAGATGCGGACCACGCAAG GATGTGGTGGACAATTACGGGCAATTTTGGCAACATCTTACCCATTGACTGGAGCAAGACTTACACTCGCCAGCAGTACCTACCGGTGCTGAACCTGAATGAGGCAAAG TCCATGACAAGTCCTGCAGATGAGAGTGAAAGAACTGCTGAGGACGATGCTGAGGAAGAGGAAGTTGCTCAAGACCTGGACCTCCATCACCTGATACTCAATGGTCTTAGTGCAGAGCCTGTCAAAAGTGCTGAGGAAGTCATAAAAGAAATTGATGACCTTATGCAG GAGGGAAGCTCCTCTGAAGATGAGGGCGTGGAGGAAGCGTCGTCAGATGgagtgaatgcaaatgaacctaTAACACAGCCCCTCCCTCCACCTCTTTATGCTGAAA AATTAAACATCATGAGTATAGGAGAATTGAATGAGGCATACATGGAATTGGAACTCGTTATCCGGCAATATTCAGAAACTCTCATAAATCAGTTGGCCCTAAGGGATGAACTAGAATATGAGAAGGAACTGAAGAATTCATTCATCTCCCTCCTCCTACAG GTGCAGAACAAGAGACGGAACTTTAATgtggagaagaagaaacagaagaaggttGGACCAAATGGCATTGATCCAAAG TATCTTACAACTGTTATTCCCTATGATGTGGGACATGGACCCCCACAGAATGAGACTCTTCAGATCCTTATTAAGA TTTTGATGGCCATTAATGAAGACAGTCCAACAGTTCCAACATTACTCACAGATTACATATTAAAAG
- the LOC135197847 gene encoding dentin sialophosphoprotein-like isoform X3, whose amino-acid sequence MGSQRDNRSSSSCFSGAGPTMALHSKHHNEKRNQELLLKRSTPDTPNSSAKSALASARRVDKSLMSKSLTLDLEKGQYGQDNATKSRARKKSEVEKSLKSVQRQTPSRSSMRMSSSMSEKEQSGDNKLSRIRDQVQNGTGSGKTANKKRESVTGKTLSPTEKKSIASGGENIKRADVFERLSRPDCNKGVTRSEHGPGNRIRDRSPAKTGRKSPQEKNVAADKHQKDRRAAAGDGPAKSAQNRRRDLSPIKKGDNRKKVISPQGTLRGRKITHERLPHTEEDTDGSREKLEKDNVPESPDKDLEETLVGDDADKKLAVASPGEVHGEPRVGDSNGIRGRKGRLEIAANGKLGHSVTAFPSLEGAAVTDSSFTSKQVSQNAHSFPSTSLATSCKDKDKVLNGAAKELPRSPESLPKITRRESNPRGIDSSPVELSKEDVMMKVRQRVPCDIRRDTKDVVDDDKDVCETEKCEDDDFYKIKVQTRLVSYSNSTLIIRNTSKSDSAGDLSEGGGGGGGCDEDVTGGGSERGGGGGGGGQAKECETSHPQHHPTPQNHTLQTSSVPPASAPQSAEVDADSKVLDLPLHHEGKEGERNGEEDTAPLTRSRSMRLRLSQFMSKGKSFLTDVYSATQIKLEQYTRVDPSNMRSSSRNNIMTTSSPAVILTDKVPLHASLPNDGDSGYYSISTSLEAMHPSGVPSSRGNTCDLAARIDQGNPNSSLAGGLVNTPDRSIGGKEVSVAKGDVGEEEEEEATLPTPPEPHVNFTLNEDWIKKNILCTCKCNKNKVKTAAEPCSASQEVVASNTSDSSCSSDGAETVILNEKCCTANNETESVNVDRNEESESSDANEAVDAATKDLDDDDLCLCSCHEGEENQQLHQLPQEVQELLDADHARMWWTITGNFGNILPIDWSKTYTRQQYLPVLNLNEAKEGSSSEDEGVEEASSDGVNANEPITQPLPPPLYAEKLNIMSIGELNEAYMELELVIRQYSETLINQLALRDELEYEKELKNSFISLLLQVQNKRRNFNVEKKKQKKVGPNGIDPKYLTTVIPYDVGHGPPQNETLQILIKILMAINEDSPTVPTLLTDYILKVLCPS is encoded by the exons ATGGGCAGCCAACGTGATAACCGCTCTTCGTCCTCGTGTTTCTCCGGGGCGGGTCCCACCATGGCTTTGCATTCCAAACATCACAATGAGAAACGCAACCAAGAGCTCCTCCTCAAACGCTCCACCCCCGATACTCCTAACTCCTCAGCGAAGTCGGCCTTGGCCTCCGCCCGCAGGGTCGATAAGTCCCTCATGTCCAAATCTCTCACCCTCGACCTCGAGAAGGGTCAGTATGGGCAGGATAATGCAACGAAGTCCCGCGCTCGAAAAAAGAGTGAGGTGGAGAAATCGCTGAAGTCGGTGCAACGCCAGACCCCGTCCAGATCGTCGATGCGAATGAGCAGTTCCATGAGCGAGAAGGAGCAGTCTGGTGATAATAAATTGAGCCGAATTCGTGACCAGGTTCAGAACGGCACCGGCTCCGGTAAGACCGCAAACAAAAAGCGAGAGTCGGTGACGGGTAAGACCTTAAGCCCTACTGAGAAAAAGAGCATCGCGAGTGGTGGTGAAAACATCAAAAGGGCGGATGTCTTTGAGAGATTGTCTCGACCGGATTGCAACAAAGGTGTCACGAGATCCGAACACGGGCCTGGTAACCGGATACGTGACCGCAGCCCGGCCAAGACCGGCCGAAAGAGTCCGCAAGAGAAAAATGTCGCTGCTGATAAGCATCAGAAGGATCGCAGAGCTGCCGCAGGAGATGGCCCTGCGAAGAGTGCACAAAACAGAAGGAGAGACTTGAGTCCCATCAAGAAGGGGGATAACAGGAAAAAAGTCATTTCTCCACAGGGGACCCTGAGGGGGAGGAAAATAACCCACGAGAGATTACCTCATACTGAAGAGGATACGGACGGTTCCAGGGAAAAACTGGAAAAAGATAACGTTCCAGAATCGCCCGATAAGGACTTGGAGGAGACACTTGTGGGTGATGATGCCGATAAAAAGTTGGCGGTTGCTTCCCCTGGGGAGGTACACGGGGAACCACGTGTCGGAGATAGTAATGGTATAAGAGGGAGAAAAGGAAGATTGGAAATCGCAGCTAACGGGAAGTTAGGTCATAGTGTCACGGCTTTTCCCTCCCTAGAAGGGGCCGCGGTTACAGACAGTTCCTTCACGTCAAAACAGGTATCGCAAAATGCACATTCCTTTCCGAGTACCTCTCTTGCTACCTCTTgtaaagataaagataaggtGCTAAATGGGGCTGCTAAGGAGTTGCCGAGATCACCGGAAAGTCTCCCTAAAATCACGAGGAGAGAATCTAATCCCAGAGGCATTGATTCATCCCCCGTTGAGCTTTCGAAAGAAGACGTTATGATGAAGGTGAGACAGCGTGTCCCTTGCGATATTAGACGGGATACCAAAGACGTCGTTGACGATGACAAGGACGTGTGCGAGACGGAGAAGTGCGAGGACGATGACTTTTATAAGATTAAAGTACAAACTCGTCTCGTGAGCTACAGCAACAGCACCTTGATCATTAGAAATACGTCTAAGAGCGATAGTGCAGGCGATTtatctgaaggaggaggaggaggaggagggtgtgaTGAGGATGTAACTGGAGGTGGAAgtgaacgaggaggaggaggaggaggaggaggccaggCAAAGGAGTGCGAGACGTCCCACCCACAGCATCATCCTACTCCTCAGAATCACACCTTGCAAACCTCATCAGTGCCACCAGCATCCGCGCCACAATCAGCTGAAGTGGATGCTGATAGTAAGGTCCTTGACCTGCCCCTTCATCATGAGgggaaagaaggggaaagaaATGGAGAAGAGGACACGGCGCCCTTAACCAGATCACGCAGCATGAGACTTAGACTCAGTCAGTTTATGAGCAAAGGGAAGAGCTTCCTGACAGATGTCTACAGTGCCACGCAAATTAAGTTAGAACAATACACCAGGGTCGATCCATCTAACATGAGGAGCTCCAGCCGGAATAACATCATGACCACTTCCTCTCCCGCCGTCATTCTGACCGACAAAGTTCCACTCCACGCCTCGCTGCCGAATGACGGCGACAGCGGATACTACAGCATTTCGACGTCTTTGGAGGCGATGCACCCTTCCGGAGTGCCCTCCTCGCGGGGTAACACCTGCGACCTGGCTGCTCGTATCGATCAAGGGAATCCTAATTCATCGCTGGCAGGAGGGCTGGTTAACACACCTGACAGGAGCATCGGAGGAAAGGAAGTATCTGTTGCGAAAGGAGATGtcggagaggaagaggaggaggaagcgacaCTGCCTACGCCCCCCGAACCTCACGTGAATTTCACTCTGAACGAAGACtggattaaaaagaatatattatgtaCTTGTAAGTGTAATAAGAATAAAGTCAAAACCGCTGCCGAACCGTGCAGTGCTAGTCAGGAAGTAGTAGCGAGCAATACTAGTGATAGTAGTTGCAGTAGTGATGGTGCAGAAACCGTGATATTGAACGAAAAGTGTTGTACAGCCAATAACGAGACAGAAAGTGTAAATGTAGATAGAAATGAGGAGTCAGAAAGTTCCGATGCAAATGAGGCTGTTGATGCAGCGACCAAAGACTTGGATGATGATGACCTGTGTCTGTGCTCGTGTCACGAAGGCGAAGAGAACCAGCAGCTACACCAACTACCGCAGGAAGTACAGGAACTCCTAGATGCGGACCACGCAAG GATGTGGTGGACAATTACGGGCAATTTTGGCAACATCTTACCCATTGACTGGAGCAAGACTTACACTCGCCAGCAGTACCTACCGGTGCTGAACCTGAATGAGGCAAAG GAGGGAAGCTCCTCTGAAGATGAGGGCGTGGAGGAAGCGTCGTCAGATGgagtgaatgcaaatgaacctaTAACACAGCCCCTCCCTCCACCTCTTTATGCTGAAA AATTAAACATCATGAGTATAGGAGAATTGAATGAGGCATACATGGAATTGGAACTCGTTATCCGGCAATATTCAGAAACTCTCATAAATCAGTTGGCCCTAAGGGATGAACTAGAATATGAGAAGGAACTGAAGAATTCATTCATCTCCCTCCTCCTACAG GTGCAGAACAAGAGACGGAACTTTAATgtggagaagaagaaacagaagaaggttGGACCAAATGGCATTGATCCAAAG TATCTTACAACTGTTATTCCCTATGATGTGGGACATGGACCCCCACAGAATGAGACTCTTCAGATCCTTATTAAGA TTTTGATGGCCATTAATGAAGACAGTCCAACAGTTCCAACATTACTCACAGATTACATATTAAAAG
- the LOC135197847 gene encoding dentin sialophosphoprotein-like isoform X2, whose protein sequence is MGSQRDNRSSSSCFSGAGPTMALHSKHHNEKRNQELLLKRSTPDTPNSSAKSALASARRVDKSLMSKSLTLDLEKGQYGQDNATKSRARKKSEVEKSLKSVQRQTPSRSSMRMSSSMSEKEQSGDNKLSRIRDQVQNGTGSGKTANKKRESVTGKTLSPTEKKSIASGGENIKRADVFERLSRPDCNKGVTRSEHGPGNRIRDRSPAKTGRKSPQEKNVAADKHQKDRRAAAGDGPAKSAQNRRRDLSPIKKGDNRKKVISPQGTLRGRKITHERLPHTEEDTDGSREKLEKDNVPESPDKDLEETLVGDDADKKLAVASPGEVHGEPRVGDSNGIRGRKGRLEIAANGKLGHSVTAFPSLEGAAVTDSSFTSKQVSQNAHSFPSTSLATSCKDKDKVLNGAAKELPRSPESLPKITRRESNPRGIDSSPVELSKEDVMMKVRQRVPCDIRRDTKDVVDDDKDVCETEKCEDDDFYKIKVQTRLVSYSNSTLIIRNTSKSDSAGDLSEGGGGGGGCDEDVTGGGSERGGGGGGGGQAKECETSHPQHHPTPQNHTLQTSSVPPASAPQSAEVDADSKVLDLPLHHEGKEGERNGEEDTAPLTRSRSMRLRLSQFMSKGKSFLTDVYSATQIKLEQYTRVDPSNMRSSSRNNIMTTSSPAVILTDKVPLHASLPNDGDSGYYSISTSLEAMHPSGVPSSRGNTCDLAARIDQGNPNSSLAGGLVNTPDRSIGGKEVSVAKGDVGEEEEEEATLPTPPEPHVNFTLNEDWIKKNILCTCKCNKNKVKTAAEPCSASQEVVASNTSDSSCSSDGAETVILNEKCCTANNETESVNVDRNEESESSDANEAVDAATKDLDDDDLCLCSCHEGEENQQLHQLPQEVQELLDADHARMWWTITGNFGNILPIDWSKTYTRQQYLPVLNLNEAKSMTSPADESERTAEDDAEEEEVAQDLDLHHLILNGLSAEPVKSAEEVIKEIDDLMQEGSSSEDEGVEEASSDGVNANEPITQPLPPPLYAEKLNIMSIGELNEAYMELELVIRQYSETLINQLALRDELEYEKELKNSFISLLLQVQNKRRNFNVEKKKQKKYLTTVIPYDVGHGPPQNETLQILIKILMAINEDSPTVPTLLTDYILKVLCPS, encoded by the exons ATGGGCAGCCAACGTGATAACCGCTCTTCGTCCTCGTGTTTCTCCGGGGCGGGTCCCACCATGGCTTTGCATTCCAAACATCACAATGAGAAACGCAACCAAGAGCTCCTCCTCAAACGCTCCACCCCCGATACTCCTAACTCCTCAGCGAAGTCGGCCTTGGCCTCCGCCCGCAGGGTCGATAAGTCCCTCATGTCCAAATCTCTCACCCTCGACCTCGAGAAGGGTCAGTATGGGCAGGATAATGCAACGAAGTCCCGCGCTCGAAAAAAGAGTGAGGTGGAGAAATCGCTGAAGTCGGTGCAACGCCAGACCCCGTCCAGATCGTCGATGCGAATGAGCAGTTCCATGAGCGAGAAGGAGCAGTCTGGTGATAATAAATTGAGCCGAATTCGTGACCAGGTTCAGAACGGCACCGGCTCCGGTAAGACCGCAAACAAAAAGCGAGAGTCGGTGACGGGTAAGACCTTAAGCCCTACTGAGAAAAAGAGCATCGCGAGTGGTGGTGAAAACATCAAAAGGGCGGATGTCTTTGAGAGATTGTCTCGACCGGATTGCAACAAAGGTGTCACGAGATCCGAACACGGGCCTGGTAACCGGATACGTGACCGCAGCCCGGCCAAGACCGGCCGAAAGAGTCCGCAAGAGAAAAATGTCGCTGCTGATAAGCATCAGAAGGATCGCAGAGCTGCCGCAGGAGATGGCCCTGCGAAGAGTGCACAAAACAGAAGGAGAGACTTGAGTCCCATCAAGAAGGGGGATAACAGGAAAAAAGTCATTTCTCCACAGGGGACCCTGAGGGGGAGGAAAATAACCCACGAGAGATTACCTCATACTGAAGAGGATACGGACGGTTCCAGGGAAAAACTGGAAAAAGATAACGTTCCAGAATCGCCCGATAAGGACTTGGAGGAGACACTTGTGGGTGATGATGCCGATAAAAAGTTGGCGGTTGCTTCCCCTGGGGAGGTACACGGGGAACCACGTGTCGGAGATAGTAATGGTATAAGAGGGAGAAAAGGAAGATTGGAAATCGCAGCTAACGGGAAGTTAGGTCATAGTGTCACGGCTTTTCCCTCCCTAGAAGGGGCCGCGGTTACAGACAGTTCCTTCACGTCAAAACAGGTATCGCAAAATGCACATTCCTTTCCGAGTACCTCTCTTGCTACCTCTTgtaaagataaagataaggtGCTAAATGGGGCTGCTAAGGAGTTGCCGAGATCACCGGAAAGTCTCCCTAAAATCACGAGGAGAGAATCTAATCCCAGAGGCATTGATTCATCCCCCGTTGAGCTTTCGAAAGAAGACGTTATGATGAAGGTGAGACAGCGTGTCCCTTGCGATATTAGACGGGATACCAAAGACGTCGTTGACGATGACAAGGACGTGTGCGAGACGGAGAAGTGCGAGGACGATGACTTTTATAAGATTAAAGTACAAACTCGTCTCGTGAGCTACAGCAACAGCACCTTGATCATTAGAAATACGTCTAAGAGCGATAGTGCAGGCGATTtatctgaaggaggaggaggaggaggagggtgtgaTGAGGATGTAACTGGAGGTGGAAgtgaacgaggaggaggaggaggaggaggaggccaggCAAAGGAGTGCGAGACGTCCCACCCACAGCATCATCCTACTCCTCAGAATCACACCTTGCAAACCTCATCAGTGCCACCAGCATCCGCGCCACAATCAGCTGAAGTGGATGCTGATAGTAAGGTCCTTGACCTGCCCCTTCATCATGAGgggaaagaaggggaaagaaATGGAGAAGAGGACACGGCGCCCTTAACCAGATCACGCAGCATGAGACTTAGACTCAGTCAGTTTATGAGCAAAGGGAAGAGCTTCCTGACAGATGTCTACAGTGCCACGCAAATTAAGTTAGAACAATACACCAGGGTCGATCCATCTAACATGAGGAGCTCCAGCCGGAATAACATCATGACCACTTCCTCTCCCGCCGTCATTCTGACCGACAAAGTTCCACTCCACGCCTCGCTGCCGAATGACGGCGACAGCGGATACTACAGCATTTCGACGTCTTTGGAGGCGATGCACCCTTCCGGAGTGCCCTCCTCGCGGGGTAACACCTGCGACCTGGCTGCTCGTATCGATCAAGGGAATCCTAATTCATCGCTGGCAGGAGGGCTGGTTAACACACCTGACAGGAGCATCGGAGGAAAGGAAGTATCTGTTGCGAAAGGAGATGtcggagaggaagaggaggaggaagcgacaCTGCCTACGCCCCCCGAACCTCACGTGAATTTCACTCTGAACGAAGACtggattaaaaagaatatattatgtaCTTGTAAGTGTAATAAGAATAAAGTCAAAACCGCTGCCGAACCGTGCAGTGCTAGTCAGGAAGTAGTAGCGAGCAATACTAGTGATAGTAGTTGCAGTAGTGATGGTGCAGAAACCGTGATATTGAACGAAAAGTGTTGTACAGCCAATAACGAGACAGAAAGTGTAAATGTAGATAGAAATGAGGAGTCAGAAAGTTCCGATGCAAATGAGGCTGTTGATGCAGCGACCAAAGACTTGGATGATGATGACCTGTGTCTGTGCTCGTGTCACGAAGGCGAAGAGAACCAGCAGCTACACCAACTACCGCAGGAAGTACAGGAACTCCTAGATGCGGACCACGCAAG GATGTGGTGGACAATTACGGGCAATTTTGGCAACATCTTACCCATTGACTGGAGCAAGACTTACACTCGCCAGCAGTACCTACCGGTGCTGAACCTGAATGAGGCAAAG TCCATGACAAGTCCTGCAGATGAGAGTGAAAGAACTGCTGAGGACGATGCTGAGGAAGAGGAAGTTGCTCAAGACCTGGACCTCCATCACCTGATACTCAATGGTCTTAGTGCAGAGCCTGTCAAAAGTGCTGAGGAAGTCATAAAAGAAATTGATGACCTTATGCAG GAGGGAAGCTCCTCTGAAGATGAGGGCGTGGAGGAAGCGTCGTCAGATGgagtgaatgcaaatgaacctaTAACACAGCCCCTCCCTCCACCTCTTTATGCTGAAA AATTAAACATCATGAGTATAGGAGAATTGAATGAGGCATACATGGAATTGGAACTCGTTATCCGGCAATATTCAGAAACTCTCATAAATCAGTTGGCCCTAAGGGATGAACTAGAATATGAGAAGGAACTGAAGAATTCATTCATCTCCCTCCTCCTACAG GTGCAGAACAAGAGACGGAACTTTAATgtggagaagaagaaacagaagaag TATCTTACAACTGTTATTCCCTATGATGTGGGACATGGACCCCCACAGAATGAGACTCTTCAGATCCTTATTAAGA TTTTGATGGCCATTAATGAAGACAGTCCAACAGTTCCAACATTACTCACAGATTACATATTAAAAG